In Candidatus Zixiibacteriota bacterium, a genomic segment contains:
- a CDS encoding ABC transporter permease yields MIPINYTVRNIVKHKITSALTILGVSLVVFVFAGSMMLSQGLKATLVATGSDENVVVIRKSSQTEVQSILNLEQAQLVSTTPEIARGSDGAALFTNEIYVLISLNKRSDGSAANVVVRGVTPQSLALRPNIRIVEGRMWQNAGSEIIAGKSAAERFEGCGLGERVRFGAREWTVVGIFDAQASGFDSEIWGDIDQMMDAFRRPVYSSLTFRMADTTQFAAMKARLENDRRLPVEVLREKEYYANQSRTITTFLGITGTVISLIFSLGAIVGAMITMYAAVANRTKEIGTLRALGFGRMSILLVFFIESVFISFAGGVLGLGAAYFLRFVRVSTTNWDTFSEIAFNFAISPDIVFSALIFAVVMGMVGGFLPAVRAARLKIVESLRAV; encoded by the coding sequence ATGATACCGATAAATTACACCGTCAGAAATATAGTGAAACATAAGATTACTTCAGCCTTGACTATCCTGGGCGTCAGCCTGGTGGTCTTTGTCTTCGCCGGGTCGATGATGCTTTCTCAGGGGCTCAAGGCGACATTGGTGGCGACCGGTTCGGATGAAAACGTGGTGGTGATACGGAAATCATCGCAGACCGAGGTGCAATCAATCCTGAATCTGGAGCAGGCGCAGTTGGTCAGCACCACACCGGAGATTGCCCGGGGAAGCGACGGCGCCGCGCTTTTCACCAATGAGATATATGTTTTGATAAGCCTCAATAAACGAAGCGACGGCTCCGCCGCTAATGTGGTCGTGAGAGGGGTGACTCCCCAATCCCTGGCGCTGAGACCGAATATCCGGATAGTCGAGGGACGGATGTGGCAAAATGCCGGCTCCGAGATAATCGCCGGGAAATCGGCCGCGGAGAGATTTGAAGGATGTGGATTGGGGGAGAGAGTTCGCTTTGGCGCCCGGGAATGGACAGTCGTCGGAATCTTTGATGCCCAAGCCTCCGGCTTTGATTCAGAGATATGGGGGGATATTGATCAGATGATGGATGCTTTCCGGCGGCCGGTCTATTCATCGCTCACTTTTCGAATGGCGGATACGACACAATTTGCGGCGATGAAAGCAAGATTGGAGAACGACCGCCGTCTGCCGGTCGAAGTTCTCCGGGAAAAAGAGTACTATGCCAACCAGTCGCGGACGATAACAACCTTTCTGGGGATTACCGGCACGGTAATAAGTCTGATATTCAGTCTGGGAGCGATAGTAGGCGCTATGATAACTATGTATGCGGCGGTGGCTAACCGCACCAAGGAGATTGGAACCTTGCGCGCCCTCGGATTCGGACGGATGAGTATCCTCTTAGTATTCTTCATAGAGTCGGTCTTCATATCCTTCGCCGGAGGGGTATTGGGATTGGGGGCGGCATATTTTCTCCGTTTCGTTCGGGTATCGACTACCAACTGGGATACGTTCTCAGAAATAGCGTTTAATTTCGCCATATCACCGGATATTGTCTTCTCGGCGCTGATATTTGCCGTTGTGATGGGAATGGTGGGAGGTTTTCTGCCGGCGGTCCGAGCGGCTCGTCTCAAAATTGTCGAATCGCTGCGGGCGGTTTAG
- a CDS encoding FtsX-like permease family protein produces MRIFRLIYKNAFRHKLRTFLTVLGLALAVMAFGLIRTFITAWYSGAEAAAPDRLVTRNAVSIIFTLPISYKEQILKIDGVKDVTYAAWFGGIYVDPKNFFPQYAVDQGNFFTLFPEFIVPPEQFEAFKDERKAVIVGRRLADRFGWKIGDPITLIGTIYPGDWDFIIRGIYTGRDINTDETAFIMRFDYLDEVMRRDSPGRAGQIGWYALKIDDPNRSAEIARQVDARFKNSLAETLTETEKEFQLSFIQMSGAIILGLRIVSFLIIGVILLVLANTMAMTARERISEHAFMRTLGFRGYHLVGLILGESFFMATLGGLIGIGLLAVVGNLVGVALSQFFPGFAPDAVAYLLCIGTALLVGLGASIFPIQRALRIKIVDGLRVVD; encoded by the coding sequence ATGAGAATATTCCGGCTTATTTATAAGAATGCCTTTCGTCACAAATTAAGGACGTTCTTGACAGTATTGGGTCTGGCGCTGGCGGTAATGGCGTTTGGTCTGATTCGAACCTTTATCACTGCCTGGTATTCGGGAGCGGAGGCGGCGGCGCCGGATCGTCTGGTTACCAGGAATGCCGTATCGATAATATTCACTCTGCCGATTTCGTACAAAGAGCAGATTTTGAAGATTGACGGGGTGAAGGATGTGACCTACGCTGCCTGGTTTGGCGGAATCTACGTTGACCCCAAGAATTTTTTCCCCCAGTATGCCGTTGACCAGGGCAATTTCTTCACGCTGTTTCCGGAGTTCATTGTGCCGCCGGAGCAGTTCGAAGCATTCAAAGATGAGCGAAAAGCGGTGATTGTGGGGCGGCGGCTGGCGGACCGTTTCGGCTGGAAAATCGGCGACCCGATTACCTTGATTGGGACTATCTATCCGGGGGATTGGGATTTTATTATAAGAGGGATTTATACCGGCAGAGACATCAACACTGATGAGACTGCTTTCATAATGCGCTTTGATTACCTTGATGAGGTAATGCGTCGGGATAGCCCCGGTCGCGCCGGACAGATCGGCTGGTATGCGCTTAAGATTGATGACCCGAACCGTTCCGCGGAGATTGCCAGACAGGTCGATGCCCGTTTCAAGAATTCTCTGGCGGAGACTCTGACGGAGACGGAAAAGGAATTTCAGTTGAGTTTTATTCAGATGTCGGGCGCCATCATCCTGGGATTGCGGATAGTCTCTTTCCTGATAATCGGGGTTATCTTGCTGGTGCTGGCTAATACGATGGCGATGACGGCGCGCGAGCGAATATCGGAACATGCCTTTATGAGAACGTTGGGATTCCGCGGATACCATCTGGTAGGCTTGATCCTGGGCGAATCATTCTTCATGGCTACCCTGGGGGGACTGATTGGAATTGGATTATTGGCGGTGGTGGGCAATCTGGTCGGGGTGGCATTGAGCCAGTTTTTCCCCGGCTTTGCTCCCGATGCCGTGGCGTATCTTCTCTGTATCGGAACCGCCCTGCTGGTCGGACTGGGGGCGTCTATCTTTCCGATTCAAAGGGCGCTGCGAATTAAGATTGTCGATGGTTTGCGGGTGGTAGATTAG
- a CDS encoding DUF4416 family protein codes for MGRIKNPLPARLIVAAIYSAPEALDSAIRICEKKFGRVIFETEQIPFDFTDYYQEEMGDNLRRKFFAFEKLVRREELADIKRWTNKLEEKFGDKVGDFVFRTVNLDPGILTLANLTLASTKDFAHRVYINDGIFAEITLLYEKGEFHFLPWTYPDYRAPMTLEFLTKVRETMKKMEFAE; via the coding sequence ATGGGACGAATCAAAAATCCATTACCGGCCCGCTTGATTGTGGCCGCTATCTATTCGGCGCCGGAGGCGCTCGATTCCGCCATCCGTATCTGCGAGAAAAAGTTCGGCCGCGTCATCTTTGAAACCGAGCAGATTCCGTTCGACTTCACCGACTACTATCAGGAAGAGATGGGTGATAATCTGCGGCGCAAATTCTTTGCCTTTGAGAAATTGGTCAGACGGGAGGAACTGGCCGATATCAAGCGCTGGACCAATAAACTTGAAGAAAAATTCGGCGACAAAGTGGGGGATTTTGTCTTCCGCACCGTCAATCTCGACCCCGGAATCCTGACTCTCGCCAACTTAACTCTGGCGTCAACCAAAGATTTCGCGCATCGCGTTTATATCAATGACGGTATCTTCGCGGAGATTACGTTGTTATATGAAAAAGGGGAGTTTCATTTCCTCCCCTGGACTTACCCGGACTATCGGGCGCCAATGACCCTGGAGTTCCTGACTAAAGTCCGGGAAACAATGAAAAAAATGGAATTTGCAGAGTAG
- a CDS encoding efflux RND transporter periplasmic adaptor subunit has protein sequence MTDERKPYNADLSALKIDRDKRSGPPGRWKRWLHLLWIAVPVVIYFVYITVVRQVTPAVKVNTATVQLITGAEAAVELVATGYVVAQVKADVSSKATGRLRRLNVEEGDSVRAGEILAELENDDIKAELDLAVARLKRARADSIEASLNLNRQKQLYDGGHTTQEALDAANAVYLRATADVEAGLAGVRAAEVALENTIIRAPFDGTVLIKHADVGEMVAPFASAVSSRGAVVTLADMKSLEVEADVSESNINKVTVGQPCEIILDAYPNMVYPGQVKKIVPTADRTRATVLTKVAFDKIDSRVLPEMSARVNFLPLTPPDTALLQPMKAVARSALTSRNEKRVVFKVINGIARETPVEVGRQLGDMIEIMAGLEVGDEVVLAPTGGMKTGDKIEITK, from the coding sequence ATGACGGATGAGCGCAAACCATATAATGCCGACCTGTCGGCATTAAAGATAGACCGGGATAAGCGAAGCGGTCCCCCGGGGCGATGGAAGCGGTGGCTTCATCTCCTCTGGATAGCCGTCCCGGTAGTAATCTATTTCGTTTATATAACCGTGGTCCGGCAGGTGACGCCGGCGGTAAAAGTGAATACGGCGACAGTCCAGCTGATTACCGGCGCGGAAGCGGCGGTGGAACTGGTCGCCACCGGATATGTGGTGGCGCAGGTGAAGGCAGATGTTTCATCAAAGGCGACCGGCAGATTGCGCCGGCTGAATGTGGAAGAGGGGGATAGCGTCCGAGCCGGCGAGATTCTGGCGGAGCTTGAGAATGATGATATTAAAGCGGAATTGGACCTTGCCGTTGCCCGGCTGAAACGGGCACGGGCCGATTCCATTGAAGCCTCCTTGAATCTGAATCGTCAGAAGCAGTTGTATGATGGGGGGCATACGACTCAGGAAGCGTTAGACGCCGCCAATGCGGTATATTTGAGAGCGACGGCCGATGTTGAAGCCGGGCTGGCCGGTGTCAGGGCGGCAGAAGTGGCGTTGGAGAATACTATTATCCGCGCGCCGTTTGACGGCACCGTGCTGATTAAGCATGCCGATGTGGGGGAGATGGTGGCGCCGTTTGCCTCGGCCGTTTCCAGCCGTGGAGCGGTAGTGACGCTGGCTGATATGAAATCGTTGGAGGTGGAGGCTGATGTCTCCGAGTCAAATATCAACAAAGTGACTGTCGGGCAACCCTGCGAGATTATTCTTGATGCTTATCCAAATATGGTCTATCCGGGGCAGGTGAAAAAGATTGTGCCGACCGCTGACCGCACGAGGGCGACGGTGCTGACCAAAGTTGCCTTCGACAAAATCGATTCCAGGGTGCTGCCGGAAATGTCGGCCCGGGTCAACTTTCTTCCTTTGACGCCGCCTGATACCGCCTTGCTGCAGCCGATGAAAGCGGTTGCCAGAAGCGCTTTGACTTCCAGAAATGAAAAACGTGTCGTATTTAAGGTAATAAACGGCATCGCCCGAGAAACCCCAGTAGAAGTCGGTCGCCAGCTGGGCGATATGATTGAGATTATGGCAGGTTTGGAGGTCGGCGATGAAGTAGTTCTGGCGCCGACCGGCGGTATGAAAACCGGCGACAAAATAGAAATAACTAAATGA
- a CDS encoding ABC transporter ATP-binding protein, producing the protein MNNKDDVMLEPAVQVSSLYKSYYRDSLEIPVLRNINLEIPTGAFVALMGPSGSGKSTLLNLLAGIDQPTSGSLKVAGEEVSRLSERELAKWRARHIGFIFQFYNLLPVLTAYENVELPLLLTNLSKKERKEHVETALSIVGLADRMKHYPRQLSGGQEQRVAIARAIVSDPSLILADEPTGDLDKQSAEDILHLLTRLNEEYGKTIIMVTHDPRAADKAKTIRHLDKGELT; encoded by the coding sequence ATGAATAATAAGGACGATGTCATGTTGGAACCAGCGGTGCAAGTCAGTTCCCTGTATAAGTCGTACTATCGAGATTCTCTTGAAATACCGGTACTGCGCAATATTAATCTGGAAATACCGACCGGCGCTTTCGTGGCGCTGATGGGTCCCTCCGGCTCGGGAAAATCAACCCTCTTAAATCTGCTGGCCGGAATTGACCAGCCAACCTCAGGGTCGCTTAAAGTTGCCGGAGAGGAAGTGAGCCGCTTGAGCGAAAGAGAATTAGCCAAATGGCGGGCGCGCCATATCGGATTCATCTTTCAGTTCTATAATCTCCTGCCGGTCCTGACAGCGTATGAAAATGTGGAGCTTCCGCTGCTTCTGACAAATCTTTCCAAAAAAGAACGGAAAGAGCATGTCGAGACGGCGCTCTCTATTGTCGGGCTGGCCGACCGGATGAAGCACTATCCTCGTCAGTTGTCGGGAGGACAGGAGCAGCGGGTGGCGATAGCGCGGGCGATTGTTTCTGACCCCTCGTTGATACTTGCCGATGAACCAACCGGCGACCTCGATAAACAGTCTGCCGAAGATATTCTGCATCTTTTGACTCGTCTCAATGAAGAGTACGGCAAAACCATCATAATGGTAACGCATGACCCCCGAGCGGCAGACAAAGCGAAGACCATCCGCCATCTGGACAAAGGGGAGCTGACCTGA
- the murA gene encoding UDP-N-acetylglucosamine 1-carboxyvinyltransferase, translating to MDRFVINGRKKLHGTVKTDGSKNAGLPIIASAILITRGEVELENIPPLRDIYTIKKVMEHLGAMVEYDPKSMKMSIDASGINENTAPYELMRQMRASFLVLGPLLGRLGEARVSLPGGCSLGARPVDYHINGFKSLGAQVTEDAGYIIARAKPLKGATIHFDRPSHTGTENIIFGAVLAKGTTRIVNAACDPEVVDVANFLNLAGAKIKGAGTSTVTVEGVKSLKAVKYKVSGDRLVAGTYLCAGAITGGAVETTGINPSHLTMLSRKLYEMGCSVTEGKSSIKVVAPKRLKPVKVVTFPFPGFPTDLQACIMALATVAEGTSSIKETVFEDRFGHTMELRRLGADVTVTSDEAIVKGVELLKGASVMASDIRAGAGLVLACLASEGASEVLRVYHVDRGYCRMEEKLSSLGADIKRVE from the coding sequence ATGGATCGATTTGTCATAAACGGTCGGAAAAAATTACACGGTACCGTCAAGACCGACGGTTCCAAGAATGCCGGGCTCCCTATCATCGCCAGCGCCATTCTTATCACCAGAGGGGAAGTGGAGCTGGAGAATATCCCGCCTCTCCGTGATATCTATACCATAAAGAAAGTGATGGAGCATCTTGGGGCAATGGTGGAATATGACCCTAAGTCGATGAAAATGTCTATTGACGCCTCTGGCATCAATGAAAACACGGCGCCGTATGAGTTGATGCGCCAGATGCGGGCATCCTTTCTTGTTCTGGGACCGCTTCTGGGACGTCTGGGCGAAGCCCGCGTCTCTCTCCCCGGCGGTTGCTCTCTGGGGGCGCGTCCGGTCGATTACCATATTAACGGTTTTAAGTCGCTGGGGGCGCAGGTAACGGAAGATGCCGGTTATATCATCGCCCGCGCCAAACCGCTCAAAGGAGCCACCATCCATTTCGACCGGCCGTCTCATACCGGCACCGAAAATATTATCTTCGGCGCGGTGCTTGCCAAGGGCACTACCCGCATTGTCAATGCCGCCTGTGACCCGGAAGTGGTCGATGTCGCCAATTTCCTGAATCTTGCCGGAGCAAAAATAAAAGGGGCCGGAACCTCCACCGTGACCGTAGAGGGAGTGAAATCGCTTAAAGCGGTCAAATATAAAGTCTCGGGAGACCGCCTGGTTGCCGGCACCTATCTCTGCGCCGGGGCGATAACCGGCGGCGCGGTCGAGACGACCGGCATAAATCCGTCTCATCTGACCATGCTGTCGCGAAAACTGTATGAGATGGGGTGCAGTGTGACGGAAGGGAAGAGCAGCATTAAAGTCGTTGCCCCCAAGCGCCTTAAACCGGTAAAAGTGGTGACTTTCCCCTTCCCCGGTTTTCCTACTGACCTTCAAGCCTGTATTATGGCGCTTGCCACCGTGGCGGAGGGAACAAGTAGCATCAAAGAGACTGTTTTTGAAGATAGGTTTGGACATACTATGGAGTTGAGACGTCTTGGAGCCGATGTCACCGTCACCTCCGATGAAGCGATTGTCAAAGGAGTCGAGTTGCTCAAAGGCGCCTCGGTGATGGCATCCGATATTCGCGCCGGCGCGGGCCTGGTCTTAGCCTGTCTTGCCTCAGAAGGCGCCAGTGAAGTCTTGCGGGTGTACCATGTTGACCGCGGCTACTGCCGCATGGAAGAAAAACTATCGTCGTTGGGAGCCGATATAAAAAGAGTAGAATGA
- a CDS encoding BamA/TamA family outer membrane protein, which produces MKKIIISALALLILFALTAAAQETYFGKNKVQYKGFSWQYIQTRHFDIYFHDQKYESATFASDVLESAYVVVSEQLNYRVRKRIPVFIYNSPNDFQQTNIISELIDEGVGGFTEAFKNRIVIPFNGSREDFRHVLHHELTHAVIYDMLFGNIFSSLLSRQRLFDLPLWFAEGYAEYSSRYGWDYFADMVVRDATINNYLQPPDYLGGYLAYKEGQALINYIVDNYGEQKLGEILAKGKIHLTMNKAMKASVGITTQELWEGFSKEMKRRYWPEISKRKEAGEIAKALTDHTKDGSNFNEKPIFSPKGDRIAIFSDRSDYIEIYLISAVDGQVIDRLVKAERTGDLESLHSYLSGITFSPDGEKIAFVAKSSGKDAIYFLTTKDKNIYLRKFFDFNSILSPVWSPDGSKLAFSALIGRQRELVIYDIESDTTYRLSQDDYDDIDPSWFPDSNSLVFASDRPHPDNEPILSPDYQPQDSVDFRNIYNPFGYGNYNLFVMNVSEGSIEPLQTIPGKNREPVVSPDGKRICFVSNNNGIDNLYITVIDSNKTFAITDVLTGVGSPSWSPDGKQIAFSSFGKAGFDIYLIKEIQPAGSNGILAPTDFLMGKYRKGKVPATEAVDSAVASADSAASMPQADSLTGASAASDTSLAQADSTAQDSAAMAVKDSSRIEDGHYVYVSPEEEPKADPLSGLFKEIADSTAQQKNYRSPEEQAIFDSIATSNRLPSGEYKVYPYRVRFTPDYVSGGLSYDTFFGLRGQSIFVFSDYLGDHKIYLLTDLVNTIDQSNIQMYYFYNRKRINWGIGALHTKNYYIDSYDHLFSDRFYGFQGYVSRPFSKFFRAEAVASQFFIDRAYHDDNDPRPNRSTKVTTATLSLVQDNILWGITGPINGRRSRIDLTGAFDLFNDKTISFYSAEVDYRKYWHLRSLFSVAVRFSGGASWGDNPKRYFLGGTTNWIGDVVVDASVYNEENLYFADVVTPLRGFDYYELSGTRYFLGNFEFRYPFIDYLKMNFPLPMAIRYVTGAIFYDIGAAWENDEMFKGGSSRGDPRLQDIKSSFGFGIRANLGFLVLRYDLAWSTDFASVAHHPKYYFSLGADF; this is translated from the coding sequence ATGAAAAAGATTATAATATCGGCTCTTGCCCTTCTGATTCTTTTTGCGCTCACCGCCGCCGCGCAGGAGACGTACTTCGGCAAGAACAAAGTCCAGTACAAAGGCTTTTCCTGGCAATATATTCAGACCCGCCATTTCGATATCTATTTCCACGACCAGAAATATGAATCTGCCACCTTTGCCTCCGATGTCCTCGAGTCGGCATATGTGGTTGTCTCCGAGCAGTTGAATTACCGTGTGCGCAAGCGGATTCCGGTTTTCATTTATAATTCCCCCAATGATTTCCAGCAGACCAATATTATCTCGGAGTTGATTGATGAGGGTGTCGGCGGTTTCACGGAAGCCTTCAAAAACCGTATCGTTATCCCCTTCAACGGTTCCCGCGAAGACTTTCGACACGTTCTGCATCACGAATTGACCCATGCCGTCATATACGATATGCTTTTCGGCAATATCTTCTCATCGCTTCTATCCCGTCAGCGACTCTTTGACCTGCCGCTCTGGTTTGCGGAAGGGTATGCCGAATACAGCTCCCGCTACGGCTGGGACTATTTCGCCGATATGGTGGTGCGCGATGCCACCATCAACAACTATCTTCAGCCCCCGGATTATCTCGGCGGTTATCTGGCGTACAAAGAAGGGCAAGCGCTTATAAATTATATCGTCGATAATTACGGCGAGCAGAAACTGGGCGAAATCCTTGCCAAGGGGAAAATCCATCTGACTATGAATAAGGCGATGAAAGCCTCGGTCGGAATCACCACTCAGGAATTGTGGGAGGGCTTCTCCAAGGAGATGAAACGTCGTTATTGGCCTGAAATCTCCAAAAGAAAGGAAGCCGGCGAAATCGCCAAGGCGCTGACTGACCACACCAAGGATGGCTCCAATTTCAATGAAAAGCCGATCTTCTCCCCCAAAGGGGACCGTATCGCAATCTTTTCCGACCGCTCCGATTATATCGAAATCTATCTCATTTCCGCTGTCGATGGCCAGGTTATTGACCGCCTGGTTAAAGCCGAGCGAACCGGCGACCTGGAGTCGCTCCATTCCTATCTTTCCGGCATTACCTTTTCTCCGGATGGCGAAAAAATCGCCTTTGTGGCAAAGTCGTCCGGCAAAGACGCCATCTACTTTCTGACCACCAAAGACAAGAATATCTACTTGAGAAAATTTTTCGATTTCAACAGCATTCTCTCCCCGGTCTGGTCCCCGGATGGCTCCAAATTAGCGTTTTCTGCGCTTATCGGACGGCAGCGTGAACTGGTCATTTATGATATTGAATCCGACACCACATACCGGCTGTCGCAGGATGATTACGACGATATCGACCCCTCCTGGTTTCCCGACTCCAATTCGCTGGTCTTCGCCTCCGATCGCCCGCACCCAGACAATGAACCGATTCTCAGCCCCGATTACCAACCGCAGGACTCCGTTGACTTCCGCAATATTTATAATCCCTTCGGTTACGGCAATTACAACCTCTTTGTTATGAATGTTTCTGAAGGCAGTATCGAGCCGCTTCAAACCATCCCCGGCAAGAATCGGGAGCCGGTAGTTTCCCCTGACGGCAAAAGAATCTGCTTTGTGTCGAACAATAACGGTATCGATAATCTTTATATAACTGTCATTGATTCCAACAAGACTTTCGCGATTACCGATGTTCTGACCGGTGTTGGCTCTCCCAGCTGGTCTCCCGATGGCAAGCAGATTGCCTTTTCATCATTCGGCAAAGCCGGATTTGATATCTATCTCATTAAGGAAATCCAGCCGGCCGGCTCTAACGGCATCCTGGCGCCGACCGATTTTCTGATGGGAAAGTACAGGAAGGGTAAAGTCCCGGCGACTGAAGCCGTTGACTCCGCGGTTGCCTCAGCCGATTCCGCCGCATCGATGCCGCAGGCTGATTCTCTGACGGGAGCCTCCGCGGCCAGTGACACCTCTCTGGCGCAGGCCGATTCTACCGCGCAGGACTCCGCTGCGATGGCGGTCAAAGATAGTTCCCGCATCGAAGACGGACACTATGTCTATGTTTCTCCGGAGGAGGAACCGAAAGCCGATCCGCTGTCGGGACTGTTTAAAGAGATTGCTGACAGCACTGCCCAGCAGAAAAATTACCGTTCTCCGGAAGAGCAGGCGATTTTTGATTCCATCGCCACCAGCAACCGTCTCCCCAGCGGGGAATACAAAGTCTATCCGTACCGCGTCCGTTTCACGCCCGACTATGTCAGCGGTGGATTATCGTACGATACCTTCTTCGGCTTGCGCGGTCAGTCTATATTTGTCTTCTCCGATTACCTGGGCGACCACAAAATCTATCTCTTGACCGACCTGGTCAACACTATCGACCAGTCCAACATACAGATGTACTATTTCTACAACCGCAAACGGATTAACTGGGGTATCGGCGCTCTTCATACGAAGAATTACTATATCGATTCCTATGACCACCTGTTCTCAGACCGCTTTTACGGCTTTCAGGGATATGTCTCGCGTCCCTTCTCCAAGTTTTTCCGCGCCGAAGCGGTTGCCTCGCAATTTTTCATCGACCGCGCTTACCATGACGACAATGACCCCCGTCCCAATCGCTCCACCAAAGTTACCACGGCGACACTCTCGCTGGTTCAGGATAATATCCTCTGGGGCATTACCGGTCCCATCAATGGCCGCCGTTCCCGCATCGACCTGACCGGAGCCTTCGACCTCTTCAACGATAAGACCATCTCCTTTTACTCCGCGGAAGTTGACTACCGGAAATACTGGCACCTGCGCAGTCTTTTTTCTGTCGCTGTCCGATTTTCCGGCGGCGCTTCCTGGGGCGACAATCCCAAGCGGTATTTTCTCGGCGGCACCACCAACTGGATTGGCGACGTGGTTGTGGATGCCTCGGTATATAATGAAGAGAACCTTTATTTTGCCGATGTCGTCACGCCCCTGCGGGGATTCGATTATTATGAACTTTCCGGCACCCGGTATTTTCTCGGAAATTTCGAATTTCGTTACCCCTTCATTGATTACCTGAAGATGAATTTCCCCCTGCCGATGGCAATCCGCTATGTCACCGGCGCTATCTTCTACGACATCGGCGCCGCCTGGGAGAATGACGAGATGTTCAAAGGCGGCTCTTCCCGAGGCGACCCCCGTCTGCAGGATATAAAATCATCGTTCGGTTTCGGGATTCGCGCCAATCTCGGGTTTCTGGTGCTGCGTTACGACCTGGCATGGAGCACCGATTTCGCCTCCGTCGCTCACCATCCCAAATACTATTTTTCGCTGGGCGCCGACTTCTGA
- a CDS encoding histidine phosphatase family protein has translation MRNLYIARHGTAAPSDAATRDFDRPLLPRGQQEAEQIGARLAQNGGPIDYIICSPAQRTRETAEILARHFAFPIEKIVFEKTLFDSPAVEHILQLLKGLDDDFRSVLVCGHNPVLQQLAATLSGDFNVSMPAGTVVGISFELEKWRQLKEKAGKICFFASPEK, from the coding sequence ATGAGGAATCTGTACATCGCGCGCCACGGCACTGCGGCGCCGTCCGATGCCGCCACACGGGACTTCGACCGCCCTCTGCTCCCCCGAGGTCAGCAAGAAGCAGAACAGATAGGAGCCCGTCTCGCTCAGAATGGCGGTCCTATCGACTACATAATTTGCAGTCCGGCGCAGCGCACAAGAGAAACGGCGGAAATCCTGGCGCGGCATTTCGCTTTCCCCATAGAGAAAATAGTTTTTGAAAAAACTCTTTTTGACTCGCCCGCCGTTGAGCACATTCTCCAACTGCTGAAAGGATTAGACGATGATTTCCGGTCGGTCCTGGTCTGCGGACATAATCCGGTTCTGCAGCAATTGGCTGCGACCTTGAGCGGCGATTTCAACGTCTCTATGCCGGCGGGGACAGTGGTGGGAATTTCATTCGAGTTAGAAAAGTGGCGTCAACTCAAAGAAAAAGCCGGCAAAATCTGCTTCTTTGCCTCACCTGAAAAGTAG